A portion of the Carya illinoinensis cultivar Pawnee chromosome 11, C.illinoinensisPawnee_v1, whole genome shotgun sequence genome contains these proteins:
- the LOC122281630 gene encoding pentatricopeptide repeat-containing protein At5g50280, chloroplastic encodes MSFTRQHPTHPFPFIHSHHPYHHSPKPFISLLSKTPKRFSLFATPPTSASSDSSSLIFLPFLQDEKLQEEEEDDVESPDDDDDEEEEEVEEDPEDPMMRFFKSRTADSIKDPQPEGKLSLQKNRRSSWHLAAGIESVEEPEIEFDAEKIVIEEKEQIDSASSGSSVLPEGVVGEIIQIARGLPENTTLGEVLGGFEESLGEKECVEVLGLMGEEGLLRGCLYFYEWMSLQEPSLVSSRACSILFPLLGRAGMGDELMVLFRNLPSKKEFRDVHVYNAAISGLLCSRRYDDAWKVYETMETNNVHPDDVTGSIMITIMRKSGRSAKDAWEFFERLNRKGVKWSIEVLGALVKSFCDEGLKKQALIIQAEMERKGISPNTIVYNTLIDAFGKSNQIEEAEGLFAEMKVRGLKPTSATYNTLMNAYSRRMQPEIIEKLLIEMQDTGLKPNAKSYTCLISAYGRQKKMSDMAADAFLRMKKVGIKPTSHSYTALIHAYSISGWHQKAYTAFENMQREGTKPSIETYTALLDAFRRAGDTQTLMKIWKLMNSEKVEGTRVTFNILLDGFAKQGHYIEARDVVSEFGKIGLQPTVMTYNMLMNAYARGGQHSKLPQLLNEMAALNLKPDSITYSTMIYAYVRVRDFRKAFFYHKMMVKSRQVPDARSYQKLRAILDVKAATKNRKDKSAILGIINSQLGLLKAKKKRKKDEFWKNKKRPVRTHNSDHGGR; translated from the exons ATGTCTTTCACACGCCAACACCCGACTCATCCATTCCCTTTCATTCACTCTCACCATCCGTACCACCACTCTCCTAAACCTTTCATTTCACTGCTCTCCAAAACCCCAAAGCGCTTCTCTCTGTTTGCAACTCCACCCACTTCCGCCTCCTCTGACTCCTCATCCCTCatttttctcccttttctcCAAGATGAAAAattacaagaagaagaagaagacgacgtaGAATCaccagatgatgatgatgatgaagaagaagaagaggtggAGGAGGACCCAGAAGACCCAATGATGAGGTTCTTCAAGTCTCGCACTGCAGATTCAATTAAAGACCCTCAGCCCGAAGGTAAACTTTCCCTCCAAAAGAATCGCCGCTCTTCTTGGCACCTTGCCGCCGGAATCGAATCAGTAGAGGAACCCGAAATCGAATTCGATGCTGAAAAAATTGTcattgaagaaaaagaacaaatagaTTCTGCGAGCTCGGGTTCGAGCGTATTGCCGGAGGGCGTTGTGGGAGAGATTATTCAAATTGCGAGGGGCTTACCGGAGAACACGACTCTGGGAGAGGTATTGGGGGGTTTTGAGGAAAGCCTTGGCGAGAAAGAGTGTGTGGAGGTGTTGGGTTTGATGGGTGAGGAAGGTCTTCTAAGGGGCTGCTTGTATTTCTATGAATGGATGAGTTTGCAGGAACCATCGCTTGTTTCGTCTCGGGCATGTTCCATTTTGTTTCCGCTATTGGGGAGAGCTGGGATGGGCGATGAGTTGATGGTCTTGTTTAGGAACTTACCATCCAAGAAAGAATTCAGGGATGTTCATGTTTATAATGCAGCAATTTCAGGGCTTTTGTGCAGTCGAAG GTATGATGATGCTTGGAAGGTATATGAGACAATGGAAACAAATAATGTGCATCCAGATGATGTGACAGGTTCTATTATGATAACGATCATGAGAAAAAGTGGTCGTAGTGCAAAAGATGCGTGGGAGTTCTTTGAGAGATTGAACAGAAAAGGGGTCAAATGGAGTATAGAGGTTTTAGGAGCTCTAGTTAAATCATTCTGTGACGAGGGGCTAAAGAAACAAGCCCTTATCATTCAAGCTGAAATGGAGAGGAAAGGGATTTCCCCAAATACCATAGTGTATAACACATTAATTGATGCTTTTGGTAAATCCAATCAAATTGAAGAAGCTGAAGGTCTTTTTGCTGAGATGAAAGTGAGAGGGCTAAAACCCACGTCTGCCACATATAACACTCTGATGAATGCATACAGCAGAAGAATGCAGCCTGAGATCATCGAGAAACTCCTGATTGAAATGCAGGATACGGGCTTGAAGCCAAATGCCAAATCATATACATGCCTCATTAGTGCATATGGGAGGCAGAAGAAGATGAGTGACATGGCTGCAGATGCATTTTTGAGGATGAAGAAAGTTGGTATAAAACCTACTTCACATTCTTATACCGCTCTTATCCATGCTTATTCAATCAGTGGCTGGCATCAGAAAGCTTATACTGCGTTTGAGAACATGCAAAGGGAAGGGACAAAACCCTCAATAGAAACATATACGGCTTTGCTGGATGCATTTAGGCGTGCTGGTGACACCCAGACATTGATGAAAATATGGAAGTTGATGAACAGCGAGAAAGTTGAAGGGACTCGAGTGACATTCAACATTCTTCTTGATGGATTTGCCAAGCAAGGTCACTACATTGAGGCAAGGGATGTCGTATCTGAATTTGGGAAGATAGGATTGCAGCCAACCGTTATGACATATAACATGCTGATGAATGCATATGCGCGGGGAGGACAACACTCAAAGTTGCCGCAACTGTTGAATGAGATGGCAGCTCTGAATCTAAAACCTGATTCTATCACATATTCAACCATGATCTATGCTTATGTCCGTGTTCGTGATTTCAGGAAGGCatttttttatcacaaaatgATGGTAAAGAGTAGACAAGTTCCAGATGCCAGATCCTATCAGAAGCTTAGGGCAATTTTGGATGTAAAAGCCGCAACAAAGAACAGGAAGGACAAGAGTGCTATACTTGGTATAATTAATAGCCAATTGGGTTTGTTAAAAGctaagaagaagagaaagaaagatgaattCTGGAAGAACAAGAAAAGACCTGTAAGAACTCATAACTCTGATCATGGTGGACGGTGA